In Halobacillus amylolyticus, the following proteins share a genomic window:
- a CDS encoding M14 family zinc carboxypeptidase, translating into MKKLGIQLFMLTLISILPFTFLTEKVSADEQQQEQSPFNSEHYDYTTYQEIEEKLQSLDKNSNRVTLDVIGESTRGNNIYSVIVSDPQAKGKYGKIQALRNKMFKHPGKAQEWVDKHPDFKVPVMINGSIHGNEFVGSDAVLKLIERFAFEDDEMTKNILEKNILIFNVTVNPDGRINATRFNGKGIDLNRDYITQSQPETQASVEMITEWNPMVFLDLHGYVQYSSEKPGLIEPTTPPHNPNYEYDLYSKWALDQAEAMEKEIVTHKEDYSSDLYKNLEGVHIPRRDAQYGWDDYPPIFAPMYAMYHGAYGATIEAPTNTWDGVEWQINAVMGALKFATNHKNEMIKDQIEIFERGINFHHPTHEDGFFPHAYVLPVDDKDPTATHKAVKHLKANDIDVVTAKQPFTVNGVQYDAGTFIVQMDQAKAGLANTMLWDGEDISNDTPAMYDISAWSLPELWGFEAIPVNENLDVQTAKVNKINHNGELDGKGPYHIPNSSVKAVALVNQLLQNGIPVLQDDNGEFYVESQPGNDLRKAVTQSGLTLTTSEVPSNAKTLESLKVAILKDGGMWKSQSHSGTKIALERLGFDVEEVHPRQVAQYGLEDYDVFIYSGTDHLISYNLSEANQPFGLKNKQQFENFKRHINTFATNGGQYIAIGAGASLATETLGLTDVNINRGQSNSNGIVHVNYGNTPLTAGYDTTDIGFVYSPVWYTNITDQTIAASFEEEDFFKAGFWKNREDARGKAVIIQENEKDVTLIGLEAGFRDHTDYLYRLISNAIFE; encoded by the coding sequence ATGAAAAAACTAGGAATTCAGCTATTCATGTTAACTTTAATCAGTATTCTCCCCTTCACTTTCCTAACAGAAAAAGTGTCGGCGGATGAGCAGCAGCAAGAACAGAGCCCGTTTAATTCAGAGCATTATGATTATACGACTTATCAGGAAATCGAGGAAAAATTGCAAAGTCTCGATAAAAACAGTAATCGTGTAACACTGGATGTTATTGGAGAATCAACGCGTGGCAATAACATTTACTCTGTTATCGTCAGTGACCCGCAAGCCAAAGGGAAATACGGGAAGATCCAGGCATTAAGAAATAAGATGTTCAAGCATCCGGGCAAGGCACAAGAATGGGTGGACAAACATCCGGATTTTAAAGTGCCCGTCATGATTAATGGTTCTATCCACGGCAATGAGTTTGTCGGTTCTGATGCTGTCTTAAAACTAATCGAGCGATTTGCCTTCGAGGATGATGAGATGACGAAGAACATTCTTGAGAAAAACATTTTGATCTTTAATGTCACCGTCAATCCAGATGGACGAATCAATGCAACAAGATTTAACGGAAAAGGGATTGATTTAAACCGTGATTATATTACCCAATCACAACCGGAAACTCAAGCATCTGTTGAGATGATTACGGAATGGAATCCGATGGTGTTTCTTGACTTACACGGATATGTTCAATACTCTAGCGAAAAACCTGGATTAATTGAACCAACTACGCCGCCACATAATCCAAATTATGAGTATGATTTATATTCCAAATGGGCGCTCGATCAGGCAGAGGCTATGGAAAAAGAGATTGTGACCCATAAAGAAGACTATAGTTCAGATCTGTATAAAAATTTAGAGGGTGTACATATTCCTCGTCGTGATGCTCAATATGGCTGGGATGATTACCCACCAATTTTTGCACCAATGTATGCGATGTACCACGGTGCTTACGGTGCGACCATCGAAGCTCCGACAAACACTTGGGATGGGGTGGAATGGCAAATTAATGCGGTTATGGGAGCATTGAAATTTGCAACGAACCATAAAAACGAAATGATTAAAGACCAAATTGAAATTTTTGAAAGAGGGATCAACTTTCATCACCCCACTCACGAGGATGGATTTTTCCCTCACGCTTATGTGCTCCCGGTAGATGACAAGGATCCAACAGCTACTCATAAAGCCGTGAAGCACTTGAAAGCTAATGACATTGATGTCGTAACAGCCAAACAACCGTTTACGGTTAATGGGGTACAGTACGATGCAGGAACCTTTATTGTCCAAATGGACCAGGCAAAGGCTGGTCTCGCCAACACAATGCTCTGGGATGGCGAGGATATTAGTAACGATACGCCGGCCATGTATGACATTTCCGCTTGGAGCTTACCTGAACTATGGGGATTTGAAGCCATTCCCGTCAATGAAAATCTTGATGTCCAGACTGCTAAAGTAAACAAGATAAATCATAACGGTGAGTTAGACGGAAAAGGACCTTACCACATTCCTAACAGCTCGGTTAAGGCCGTCGCTCTTGTAAACCAATTACTTCAAAACGGTATTCCAGTACTTCAGGACGATAACGGTGAATTTTATGTAGAAAGCCAACCTGGAAATGACCTTCGAAAGGCTGTTACACAATCCGGACTCACTCTAACTACGAGTGAAGTTCCTAGTAATGCAAAAACACTCGAAAGTCTTAAGGTCGCGATCTTAAAGGACGGTGGCATGTGGAAATCGCAGTCCCACTCAGGGACTAAGATCGCACTTGAACGACTCGGTTTCGATGTAGAAGAAGTCCATCCACGACAAGTTGCTCAATATGGATTAGAGGATTATGATGTCTTTATTTACAGCGGTACAGACCATTTAATTTCCTATAACCTGTCTGAAGCAAACCAGCCGTTTGGTTTAAAAAATAAACAACAATTTGAGAACTTCAAACGCCACATCAATACGTTTGCCACAAACGGCGGACAATATATTGCTATCGGGGCAGGTGCATCCTTAGCCACGGAAACACTTGGCTTAACAGATGTAAACATCAACCGTGGACAGTCGAACAGCAATGGAATTGTTCATGTTAATTACGGTAACACGCCCCTAACAGCAGGCTATGACACTACGGACATCGGTTTTGTGTATAGTCCTGTATGGTATACGAACATAACGGATCAAACGATTGCAGCCTCTTTCGAAGAGGAAGACTTTTTCAAAGCCGGCTTCTGGAAGAATCGCGAAGATGCTCGCGGGAAGGCAGTCATTATTCAAGAGAATGAAAAAGACGTAACCTTGATCGGATTAGAAGCAGGTTTTCGGGATCATACAGATTATTTGTACCGATTGATTTCTAACGCTATTTTCGAATAA
- a CDS encoding thermonuclease family protein, producing MFLVPITPSRKAAAAMIMISFILMGCAPPAEEPSSSEGNANAEQVDQGSKQDETNQEIAEQETGGGTSPDEATETASKEPEKQTNATVTRVIDGDTLEVSMNGQTEDVRLLLIDTPETVHPSEPVQPFGAEASQFVKEKLSGEKVRVKVGQEKRDHYGRLLAYVFIDGETIQEMLLREGLARTAYLYNDLTMLDEFHEAQKPARTSEIGVWSIPGYAHVDHNHGYHYQEEPESEQGSNIELKYDPAGPDRDCGDFSTQQQAQVFFEAAGGPASDPHRLDGDGNGLVCESL from the coding sequence ATGTTTCTTGTTCCCATAACGCCAAGCAGAAAAGCTGCCGCTGCCATGATTATGATTTCATTTATACTGATGGGGTGTGCTCCCCCAGCGGAGGAACCGTCAAGTTCAGAGGGCAACGCTAACGCTGAACAAGTGGACCAAGGGAGTAAACAAGATGAAACAAATCAGGAGATCGCCGAGCAAGAGACAGGCGGGGGAACTTCACCAGATGAAGCCACTGAAACTGCTAGTAAGGAACCCGAAAAGCAAACAAACGCCACCGTTACCCGCGTCATTGACGGTGATACACTTGAAGTCTCCATGAATGGTCAAACAGAAGATGTTCGCCTGCTCCTGATCGATACGCCCGAGACCGTCCACCCGTCAGAGCCTGTGCAGCCATTCGGTGCTGAGGCCTCACAGTTTGTAAAAGAAAAGCTTAGTGGTGAAAAAGTAAGGGTGAAAGTCGGCCAAGAAAAGCGTGATCACTATGGGCGTTTGCTCGCATATGTATTTATAGATGGTGAAACGATCCAGGAAATGCTTCTAAGAGAAGGGCTTGCCAGAACGGCATATTTGTACAATGACTTGACGATGCTAGATGAATTCCACGAGGCGCAAAAGCCAGCGAGAACGTCAGAAATCGGTGTATGGTCGATACCTGGTTATGCGCATGTCGATCATAATCACGGCTATCACTACCAGGAAGAACCTGAATCTGAGCAAGGATCGAATATAGAATTGAAATACGATCCGGCTGGGCCTGACAGAGACTGTGGGGATTTTAGCACCCAGCAACAGGCACAAGTGTTTTTTGAAGCCGCTGGAGGCCCCGCTTCTGATCCCCACCGGTTAGATGGTGATGGAAACGGTCTGGTTTGTGAAAGTTTGTAA
- a CDS encoding superoxide dismutase — protein sequence MNTQSPEQEWLHRFINWSQNYEQYLDSLRSRSDMSPDEGNQIEKWVNEFNQLRQTAESYSERSSQNEGASNHSPDISSIYTKANHLHENFLEFLQEKSVDSSDQPEEHRKENQAVPIGEHTLPPLPYNYDALEPYISEKIMRLHHDEHHKGYVEGLNKAEKEMKKARRTGDYSLIRHWEVEAAFNGAGHYLHTIFWDNMSPYGGGKPSGPLEQEIKHTFGGFEKFKEHFSNAAEKVQSVGWAMLVWSPRSWRTEILQAEKHQNLSQQDMIPLLVLDVWEHAYYLQYTNNRSDYIDAWWNVVNWDNVNRRYQEAKKVKWQPF from the coding sequence ATGAACACCCAATCACCAGAACAAGAATGGCTTCATCGTTTTATAAATTGGAGTCAAAATTATGAGCAATATCTTGACTCATTGCGTTCAAGATCTGACATGAGCCCGGATGAGGGAAATCAAATAGAAAAATGGGTAAACGAGTTCAACCAGTTACGTCAAACTGCTGAAAGTTATAGTGAACGCTCTTCACAAAATGAAGGGGCATCTAATCATTCGCCAGATATCTCCTCCATTTACACAAAAGCTAATCATCTTCATGAGAATTTCCTGGAGTTTTTGCAAGAAAAATCGGTTGACTCATCAGATCAACCTGAAGAGCACAGGAAGGAAAATCAGGCAGTTCCGATTGGCGAACACACCCTCCCCCCGCTTCCCTACAACTACGATGCCTTAGAGCCATATATCAGTGAGAAAATAATGCGCCTGCATCACGATGAGCATCACAAAGGGTATGTAGAAGGATTAAACAAGGCTGAGAAAGAGATGAAAAAGGCAAGACGAACCGGCGACTACTCCCTGATCCGACATTGGGAAGTGGAAGCGGCATTTAATGGAGCCGGACATTATCTTCACACTATTTTTTGGGATAACATGAGTCCTTATGGCGGTGGTAAACCAAGCGGTCCGCTCGAACAGGAAATCAAACATACTTTTGGTGGCTTCGAGAAGTTTAAAGAGCATTTTTCAAATGCTGCTGAAAAAGTACAAAGTGTCGGCTGGGCAATGCTTGTATGGTCACCACGTTCATGGCGAACCGAAATTCTCCAAGCAGAAAAGCACCAAAATCTTTCTCAACAGGATATGATTCCTTTATTAGTACTGGATGTATGGGAACATGCGTATTATTTACAATATACCAATAACCGTAGTGACTATATTGACGCATGGTGGAATGTTGTGAATTGGGATAATGTTAACAGGCGTTATCAAGAGGCAAAGAAAGTTAAATGGCAGCCATTTTAA
- a CDS encoding DUF2254 domain-containing protein, producing MKNPNKLQAKIMKYKNMSKREKWHQIYSNLWVTPIIYAALSLLLFAVTVWADLKMEFGNMIPSILSVNYQLTQTILSTLTGGLLSLNVFTFYGVLTALTTFAGQFSPRILKNFMMTKVTQRTLGIFNGSFLYVLFCLLFLNGETASQYCLIPVTATLLTALCIGAFAIFINHIVTWLQVSNMTGDMKEESVDIIENSLLSELEPYRVDDEATINGQIPEDQGHQISLDHSGYLQTIDFVPLIEEACKDDLIIRLEYKVGNFVFGSTPLLTYWKKDTTTIDEFKYKNMFHTGNSQTEIQDIEFSINKFVEIAIRALGNDDPKTATGTIYEIGDLLINISQKAKFTPYLTDKDDNLRLILQNLDFDDYLYIGFASIRHYARDNVVITIEFLKVLDAIAQGVSKRDHQAVWDFAVYTASGFEYEYMHFLDNRKFYYALFNIAKTTGNEEGYNNLTKKLSKHLELSFKE from the coding sequence ATGAAGAACCCGAATAAACTCCAAGCAAAAATCATGAAATACAAAAATATGTCGAAAAGAGAGAAATGGCACCAGATCTACTCAAATCTTTGGGTAACGCCCATTATTTATGCAGCGTTATCCCTGCTGCTCTTTGCCGTAACGGTGTGGGCCGATCTGAAGATGGAGTTTGGCAACATGATCCCTTCTATTCTCAGTGTCAATTATCAGTTGACCCAAACGATTTTAAGCACCTTAACAGGGGGACTTCTATCATTAAACGTCTTTACCTTTTATGGTGTGTTAACAGCTTTAACTACCTTCGCCGGCCAGTTTTCACCAAGAATCTTAAAGAATTTTATGATGACCAAAGTGACACAGCGAACGCTAGGGATTTTTAACGGGAGTTTCCTTTATGTATTGTTTTGTCTATTGTTTCTTAATGGGGAAACAGCCTCCCAATATTGTTTGATCCCGGTCACAGCAACATTACTAACTGCTTTATGTATAGGGGCTTTTGCAATTTTTATTAACCACATTGTCACTTGGCTTCAAGTGTCGAATATGACGGGTGATATGAAAGAAGAATCCGTCGATATTATTGAAAATTCCTTGCTTAGTGAACTTGAACCTTACAGGGTAGATGATGAAGCAACAATAAACGGCCAAATCCCGGAAGATCAGGGACATCAGATAAGCCTTGATCATTCGGGTTATTTACAAACCATTGATTTTGTTCCATTGATTGAGGAAGCTTGTAAGGATGACCTGATTATTCGGTTAGAATACAAAGTTGGGAATTTCGTCTTTGGCTCAACGCCATTGTTAACCTATTGGAAGAAAGACACAACTACCATTGATGAATTTAAATATAAAAATATGTTTCATACAGGAAATAGTCAAACCGAAATTCAGGATATTGAATTCAGTATCAATAAATTTGTTGAAATTGCGATTCGTGCCCTGGGGAATGATGACCCTAAAACAGCCACAGGCACCATTTATGAGATTGGCGATTTACTTATCAACATTTCTCAGAAGGCAAAGTTCACACCCTATTTAACTGATAAAGATGATAACCTTCGTCTAATTTTACAGAATCTCGACTTTGATGATTATTTATATATTGGCTTTGCCTCTATACGTCATTATGCAAGGGATAACGTAGTGATTACCATTGAATTTTTAAAAGTATTGGACGCGATTGCACAAGGAGTGAGCAAACGAGATCACCAAGCCGTCTGGGATTTTGCCGTATATACGGCAAGTGGATTCGAATATGAATATATGCACTTTCTAGATAACAGGAAGTTTTATTATGCGCTTTTTAATATCGCAAAAACAACGGGGAATGAGGAAGGTTACAACAACCTCACTAAAAAATTATCAAAGCACTTAGAACTATCCTTTAAAGAATAA
- a CDS encoding cation:proton antiporter domain-containing protein, which produces MATTPILILLFIGYIIFTIDKKKENFPVPLILILVGIGLSFIPYFSSIEVTKDMIYHVFLPGLLFTSAYQFSPNALKKNAGIISFLATIGIMLTVLLLGWTIYVISGLFVSLSFVGSLLVASMLTPTDPVSVVSILKKSSGDKMMADVVEGESLINDGTSIVIFTVIVGIYLQDKTFSIGSFFGEFLLVSVGGVVVGLGFGWLFSKAIHITHHKEYQVMLSIILAYGIFNIAEHFGLSGVLATVFAGIMLSFEFNRSPTKTISVNHWTVSGAL; this is translated from the coding sequence ATGGCTACAACACCAATCCTGATCTTATTGTTTATCGGCTACATCATCTTCACCATTGATAAAAAGAAAGAGAACTTCCCTGTGCCATTAATCCTAATCCTCGTCGGTATCGGGCTCTCTTTTATCCCTTATTTTTCTTCTATTGAAGTTACGAAGGACATGATCTATCATGTCTTTCTTCCTGGGCTGCTGTTCACTTCAGCCTATCAGTTTTCTCCCAATGCCCTTAAGAAGAATGCTGGAATTATAAGCTTCTTAGCGACCATAGGTATCATGCTCACTGTCCTTCTATTAGGTTGGACAATTTATGTGATCAGTGGCCTATTTGTATCGTTATCCTTTGTTGGATCTCTATTGGTTGCTTCGATGCTGACACCGACAGATCCTGTCTCCGTTGTCTCGATTCTTAAGAAGTCTTCGGGAGATAAGATGATGGCTGATGTAGTCGAAGGCGAATCGCTCATTAACGATGGCACAAGCATTGTCATCTTCACAGTCATTGTAGGTATCTATCTTCAGGATAAGACTTTTTCTATAGGTTCTTTCTTCGGTGAATTTTTATTGGTATCTGTCGGAGGAGTGGTGGTCGGCTTAGGATTTGGGTGGCTGTTTAGTAAGGCCATACACATCACTCATCATAAAGAATATCAAGTGATGCTAAGTATTATCCTTGCTTATGGAATTTTTAATATAGCAGAGCATTTTGGTTTGTCTGGGGTATTAGCAACCGTTTTTGCCGGTATCATGCTGTCATTTGAATTTAACCGTTCCCCCACGAAGACCATCTCCGTGAATCACTGGACGGTTTCTGGGGCGTTGTAG
- a CDS encoding cation:proton antiporter domain-containing protein produces MLSLLFLLIGVESTSYLAFDNWGLAFLIFVASLLVRFLIITGATQSFPVWRDKISWRESLLLSWSGLKGSMSVFLILNLHSKEAQGTELILSLAFSAVLLSLVVQSVGIHPLSKKLLNRGENNTIR; encoded by the coding sequence ATCCTATCTTTATTATTTTTACTGATTGGGGTTGAATCTACTAGCTATCTTGCTTTTGACAATTGGGGACTGGCCTTCCTAATATTTGTCGCGTCTTTACTGGTCAGATTTCTTATAATCACTGGTGCAACTCAATCCTTTCCAGTGTGGAGAGATAAAATCAGTTGGAGAGAATCCCTCCTCCTTAGCTGGTCAGGTTTGAAAGGCTCTATGTCTGTCTTCTTGATCCTAAATCTCCATTCTAAAGAAGCTCAAGGCACTGAATTAATACTCTCTCTAGCATTTTCTGCTGTCTTACTTTCTTTAGTGGTCCAAAGTGTAGGAATACACCCTTTGTCAAAAAAGTTACTCAATCGTGGCGAGAATAACACTATACGATAG